From Arachis hypogaea cultivar Tifrunner chromosome 3, arahy.Tifrunner.gnm2.J5K5, whole genome shotgun sequence:
AGAACCAATTTTTTGTTGAGGTTATTTTTAAGAGATATgagaagacaaaaaaataaaaattgttaccCATTTTCTTTATTTCCATTTTACCTGGGATTTCTTCAAATCCTGTTTATTAGCTCAAATGATGAACAAAAGCTTTGTAAGAATGAGTTGTTTCTGATTTCTTCTCAATTTGTAAAGTGAAAGATCCATTTTTGAAACTCTCACATCAGAGACATGTATAAATATAAAGTTATTCACAAGAACAGTACAGTGTTCCATAATGCAATGAAATCTTTagtatttacattacttgttaaATTAAGATCATACACTTTGAAAACATTCAAAACTTAAAAGACCCTATGAAACTATAAGTCTATACACAGGAAATCAAATCAAACAATCAAACAGAATTTTTGGGTCCTTTCTTCAATCTAAGACAATCTATTAATTCAGTTCTCTGTGTCATTACCTTGTTGAACATATCATCCACCATAGTTCTTACAACATCACATAGATTCTCCAACACTTGCAGCTTTGTTTGCATTTCCTTGGCAGCAACATCTGAATCATCAACAAGAACTTGAGCAACAGCATCATTGATCTCCTTCACCTCCTTCAACACAGGAATTTTCTCCATTATTTGTTCATTGATCTTGGAATCAAGTGTCACAACCAAAGAACCATCAAAGCCACCTAAAATTTCTCTTAACTCCATATATGGCTTATTATTACTACACAAACCAGACAACAAAATCCCACATACCCAAAAGCCAAGACTCTTCATTTCCTTCAAAGCTTCACTCACAACCCATTCTTTGCCACTAAAAATCCTTCCTTGATCACTTTCTTTGCTCAATTCGTTGGCAAAATTGACATTGAAATTGGAACAACATGGCTCAATTGGTTTCAGATGCTTTGTTGCCATAGAAGATGGAAGTGAAGAATCCTCTAAAACTGATAAACCATGAGCAAGAGAAAGCCTTGATTGTGCAAGATGAGAAAGTGATgaagaaattgaattgaaaatCTCCAACAAACACAAACTGTAGCTGAGATACCCTTCAATGGAACCAACCTCCCATGTACTTAAAGGGTAATCTATATCCACAACAAGATTTGCAAAAGCCTTGTTTGTGAAGGGTAAGATCCCAAAACACTTCTCAATCCATGTCAAGGACAAGAAAAAGATCTCTGATGATGACGGTCCTCCTCCTGGTTTCAACACATCAAGTGATAACTGTCCTATGAATCTGGAAACCTCGCATCTAAAAGCATGCAAGGAAGCTAAGAACTTCTCAGGTTGGTTATAATGATCATGGTTGGTCTGATTTTGATGGtgatggtggttgtggttgtgaTGATTCTCCAGCTTGTTGTAGAGTTTTGCAAAGGTATGTTCCAAGAGTACCATTGACAACTTAGaacacaatacaaataactttgTTGGGGTGAGTTGAGAATTAGaactattaaaaaaaagtaagagACTTTGAAAGTTTGGTTGTAGATGACTTATTGGTTGGAAAGTTGAGCCGATAAAGTTTGGTTTTTGATCTCAAAAAAAGAGCAAAAGAGAGTAGATTAGTATTGGAATGCAACTAGGTTGCGGATATGATCAAAACACACAATTGGTGTTTTCTTTTCCCATagagattaagaaaaaaaaaaaaactatgggcACCCATTTTTGCGGTGGTCAAATAGGTTCATCTGATCTGACCTACATTTTTGGTTAATAGAGGTTGGTTTATGATATAAGTTATGGAAAAAAGGGCCCTATGCAATTACTTTGATCAATATACCAAATTCAGAATACCTAAGGAGGGTATATTTGTCTATTTATATAGGTAATGGTACTTTGTCACTGTGGTTGGTTATTGCTTTTAGAGTTGCCAATTGGAAATAGGGAG
This genomic window contains:
- the LOC112789401 gene encoding protein BPS1, chloroplastic; its protein translation is MVLLEHTFAKLYNKLENHHNHNHHHHQNQTNHDHYNQPEKFLASLHAFRCEVSRFIGQLSLDVLKPGGGPSSSEIFFLSLTWIEKCFGILPFTNKAFANLVVDIDYPLSTWEVGSIEGYLSYSLCLLEIFNSISSSLSHLAQSRLSLAHGLSVLEDSSLPSSMATKHLKPIEPCCSNFNVNFANELSKESDQGRIFSGKEWVVSEALKEMKSLGFWVCGILLSGLCSNNKPYMELREILGGFDGSLVVTLDSKINEQIMEKIPVLKEVKEINDAVAQVLVDDSDVAAKEMQTKLQVLENLCDVVRTMVDDMFNKVMTQRTELIDCLRLKKGPKNSV